A stretch of DNA from Kosmotoga arenicorallina S304:
CTCATTAATATATTTAATTCCACAGATGTCTTATTGGCCCCTCTTAATTCTTCAATTATTCCTTTACCACATCAAATCAGGACTGTCCAGAGAGCGATTTCTGGAGACAGGATAAGATTTCTTCTAGCAGATGAAGTTGGGCTAGGTAAGACCATAGAAGCGGGGCTTATAATGCAAGAGTTAAAACTCAGAAGGCTTGTGAAAAGGGTATTGGTAGTGGCTCCTAAGGGACTTGTTACTCAATGGGAAACTGAGATGAAGCTGAAGTTCAATGAGGATTTCAAACTTATAATTCCTTCGGAATTATCCACAGTTAAAAAGCTGTCTGGCGTGCAGAATGCGTGGAAGTTGTTTGATCAGGTAATCTGTCCTTTGGATTCAGTTAAACCTTTAGAGGGTCGCCAGGGCTGGTCGTATGAACAGCTTGAAGAACACAACAAAGAAAGATTTCTCGATCTGATTAATGCAGGTTGGGATATGATAATCGTGGATGAAGCCCACAAATTGGGTGGGAGTAGTATTCAAGTAGCAAGATATAAGCTCGGTCAGAGTCTCTCGCAAGCTTCGCCGTATATTTTATTGCTTTCCGCAACTCCTCATCAGGGAAAGACGGACGCATTTTTAAGATTGATGTCTTTCCTGGATCCGGTTGCATTTTCGAATGAGCAAGAGTTAACGCGTGAGAATATTTCAGATTATGTTATTAGAATAGAAAAGCGTAAAGCCATAGATATTAATGGGAAGCCTCTCTTCAAAAAGAGAATAACACAGCTTTACCATATCGAATTTGATGAAAGATATTCGAAACAAAAGCAATTATACGATGCGGTAACAGAATATGTTAGACAGGGTTATAACAAAGCAATGAAAGAGAAAAGGAACTACGTAGGATTCCTAATGCTTTTGATGCAGCGGCTTGTAAGTTCTTCAACTTTGGCTATAAGCAGAGCCCTTGAGAAGAGGCTCATGGTTTTAGAGGAACCTCAAAGACAGTTAAGGCTTATAAAAGGAAATGAAATAAACTTTGCCGATCTGGAAGAACTTGACCCTCAAGAACAACTCGAATTATTGGCTTTGGCTGCTCCCGATGATGTCAATGCAGAATTATACCAGGTAAGGTTCTTACTGGAGCTTGCAAGAGAAGCTAATCAAGATACAGACGCAAAAGCGAATGCTTTGCTTGAGTGGATTCACCAACTCAGAAGAGAGGAACTTGATCCGGAATTAAAGATTTTGGTTTTTACGGAATTCATAGCAACTCAGGAAATGCTGGAAAGATTTCTCTCGGAAAGAGGATTCCGGGTAGTAACTCTCAACGGTTCTATGAGTATGGAAGAGCGTATAAAAGCTCAGAAAGACTTCGAGGAAAATGCTCAGATAATGATTTCTACTGATGCGGGTGGCGAGGGGCTCAATCTTCAGTTTTGTCATGTGGTTATAAATTATGATATGCCCTGGAATCCTATGAAAGTTGAGCAACGTATAGGAAGGGTTGACAGAATAGGCCAAAAGCATGATGTAAAAGCTATTAATTTCGTTCTTGGTGGAACTGTTGAGTATAGGGTTATTGAGGTTATAGAGAATAAATTGAAGGTTATTTTTGATGAATTCGGTGTAGATAAAACATCTGATATTCTTGATTCAGCAGAGGCGGTAGAATTGTTCGATGAGCTTTATGCAAGTGCCATAGCAAATCCGGATAATTTTGAAAAAGATGTCGATAATATTCTGGAACGAATCAGACAGCAGATAATTCAGGCAACTCGGAATAATCATATGCTTCCTGCATACGAAATAACAAATCCTAAAGAAGCTCAGAAGCTGGTCCAACAG
This window harbors:
- a CDS encoding DEAD/DEAH box helicase, whose amino-acid sequence is MEKQWYWLEEKKQPCVLLEERKMFGYEMARVWLPTEGKVVDIPAGSLLPISRMLGFFSSDFLSYVSAAGKLINIFNSTDVLLAPLNSSIIPLPHQIRTVQRAISGDRIRFLLADEVGLGKTIEAGLIMQELKLRRLVKRVLVVAPKGLVTQWETEMKLKFNEDFKLIIPSELSTVKKLSGVQNAWKLFDQVICPLDSVKPLEGRQGWSYEQLEEHNKERFLDLINAGWDMIIVDEAHKLGGSSIQVARYKLGQSLSQASPYILLLSATPHQGKTDAFLRLMSFLDPVAFSNEQELTRENISDYVIRIEKRKAIDINGKPLFKKRITQLYHIEFDERYSKQKQLYDAVTEYVRQGYNKAMKEKRNYVGFLMLLMQRLVSSSTLAISRALEKRLMVLEEPQRQLRLIKGNEINFADLEELDPQEQLELLALAAPDDVNAELYQVRFLLELAREANQDTDAKANALLEWIHQLRREELDPELKILVFTEFIATQEMLERFLSERGFRVVTLNGSMSMEERIKAQKDFEENAQIMISTDAGGEGLNLQFCHVVINYDMPWNPMKVEQRIGRVDRIGQKHDVKAINFVLGGTVEYRVIEVIENKLKVIFDEFGVDKTSDILDSAEAVELFDELYASAIANPDNFEKDVDNILERIRQQIIQATRNNHMLPAYEITNPKEAQKLVQQPVNYWLERAVISYIKAYGGKATQIGDNWKIRYLETGREELITFDRNSKNPDVKKIAFNDQLVNDAIKHLPELSEDFHVPVVSLDNIPKGLQGVWSLWKVVAKGKEWSKERVIPVFVNDEGKVFLNSAILVWERLINGRFKIMDYESIEALEHQVEKELRRNFENLKAEYLSEREKNKERKREWFEIRRQMAERIGLPQVREHRLKQLKLEMESWETSLNDEIYPELKLLLTVKVRNHVQ